A section of the Terriglobia bacterium genome encodes:
- a CDS encoding YfiR family protein, with product MMRIATRSCGKGERLMRLAARKTNAEGEGRLPGFIHGCLLLLLPVIVITLCLGSTALGAPPSQSPGEYQVKAAFLYNFAKFIDWPTNVSPDPNSPFILGIVGDDPFGSDLEQTINGKGINGRRLVIKRFKRGQALEFCHILFISSSEQGRLPQILGSLKGSSVLTVGEVEQFTRSGGIINFTLKDDKVRFEINLGAAERAGLRISSKLLKLGEVIGNGTHGN from the coding sequence ATGATGAGAATCGCAACGCGGAGCTGTGGGAAGGGTGAGAGATTGATGAGGTTGGCCGCTCGAAAGACGAATGCGGAAGGGGAAGGAAGGCTCCCGGGTTTCATCCACGGGTGTCTCCTGCTACTTCTGCCGGTCATCGTTATTACTCTGTGTCTTGGAAGCACAGCCCTCGGCGCTCCGCCCTCACAATCCCCCGGGGAATACCAAGTCAAGGCAGCCTTCCTGTACAACTTTGCAAAATTCATCGATTGGCCAACGAACGTGAGTCCCGACCCCAATTCCCCTTTCATCCTGGGAATTGTGGGGGATGATCCTTTTGGAAGCGATCTGGAGCAAACCATTAATGGGAAGGGGATCAATGGCCGCCGGCTGGTGATCAAAAGGTTCAAGCGGGGCCAGGCCCTGGAATTTTGCCATATCCTCTTCATCAGTTCCTCGGAGCAAGGCCGCCTGCCGCAAATTCTGGGATCCTTGAAAGGATCCAGTGTTCTGACGGTGGGTGAGGTGGAGCAGTTCACGCGGTCCGGAGGGATTATCAATTTCACTTTGAAGGACGACAAGGTTCGATTCGAAATCAACCTCGGGGCCGCCGAACGGGCGGGGCTCCGGATCAGTTCCAAACTCCTGAAACTAGGAGAGGTCATCGGGAACGGGACCCATGGAAACTAA
- a CDS encoding response regulator, with the protein METKMHAFQAIPIKRKLTLIILVISFIALLLASGVVAVYDFIAFRRAMVSDLLALAQIVADNSTAALTFNDQQAASGTLASLKSKPHIISACLLTPDGKVFASYVREDAKGSFSPPSYEKDGFHFSKHVLVLFHQVVLDREAIGTVYLQSDLQELSARLKRYGSVVLLVLLGSTLLVLVLSNRLQRVISDPILQLAQTARLVSMEKNYSVRAVKSTRDELGMLIDAFNDMLRQIQLRDAALQSAHNELEKRVEERTRELHQDIIQRKRAENELYRSQQMLQLILDNIPQRVFWKDKNLSYLGSNKAFLKDSGFETVESIVGKSDFDMGWSVSAEAHRVDDRQVMLSNTAKINFEEPLKLADGSSFWLRTSKIPLRDRDGQVIGVLGTCEDITEQKRLEDQLRQAQKMEAVGRLAGGVAHDFNNLLTAISGYSELLLMKLDKSDPLRRNAEEIRKAGERAASLTRQLLAFSRRQVVQPEVLDLNHVIADMEKMLHRLIGEDIDLVFVAGKDLERVKADPGQMHQVIMNLSVNSRDAMPHGGKLILETHNVELDEHFVQKYAAAKPGPYVMLAVTDSGSGMTAEVQSHLFEPFYTTKEVGKGTGLGLSTVYGIVEQNEGFITVYSEMGHGTTIKVYLPCAAEEVQDQKAALGQREVLGGSETVLLVEDEEGVRALAREILTMGGYKVLEAADGEAAIQMFDARKDSIGLVITDLVMPKMSGHELAQHISSLRPEVKILFVSGYTPEAIARKGILDPETMFLQKPFTPKSLARKVREVLDRQYV; encoded by the coding sequence ATGGAAACTAAGATGCATGCTTTCCAGGCCATTCCGATCAAGCGCAAACTCACGCTGATCATCCTCGTGATCAGTTTCATCGCCCTGCTGCTGGCCAGTGGAGTGGTCGCCGTCTACGATTTCATCGCGTTCCGGCGGGCCATGGTCAGCGATCTTTTGGCCCTGGCGCAAATTGTCGCTGACAATAGCACCGCCGCATTGACCTTCAATGACCAGCAGGCCGCGTCGGGGACTTTGGCATCTTTGAAAAGTAAGCCACATATCATCTCCGCCTGTTTGCTGACACCCGACGGAAAGGTGTTCGCCTCCTATGTCCGCGAGGATGCGAAAGGAAGCTTTTCGCCTCCCTCCTATGAAAAGGACGGTTTTCATTTTTCGAAACACGTGCTCGTCCTGTTCCATCAGGTCGTGTTGGATCGTGAGGCCATCGGCACGGTTTATCTCCAGAGTGACCTGCAAGAACTGAGCGCCCGCTTGAAACGCTACGGCAGTGTTGTTCTCCTGGTCCTGCTGGGATCCACTCTGCTGGTGTTGGTGCTGTCCAACCGCCTGCAACGCGTCATCTCAGATCCAATTCTGCAATTGGCGCAGACGGCAAGACTTGTGTCGATGGAGAAAAACTATTCCGTCCGCGCGGTCAAGTCCACACGCGATGAATTGGGGATGCTGATCGATGCGTTCAACGACATGTTGAGGCAGATTCAGCTCCGGGATGCGGCCCTGCAAAGTGCTCACAACGAGCTGGAAAAACGTGTCGAGGAGCGCACCAGGGAATTACATCAGGACATCATCCAGCGCAAACGAGCGGAGAATGAATTGTACCGCTCCCAACAGATGCTCCAGCTGATCCTCGACAATATTCCGCAGCGCGTGTTTTGGAAGGATAAGAATCTCAGTTACCTGGGAAGCAATAAGGCCTTCTTGAAGGACTCCGGCTTCGAAACGGTGGAATCCATCGTGGGTAAAAGCGACTTTGATATGGGCTGGAGCGTGAGCGCGGAGGCTCACCGGGTTGACGACCGCCAGGTCATGCTGAGCAACACAGCCAAGATTAATTTTGAAGAACCTCTCAAGCTGGCCGATGGCAGTTCCTTCTGGTTGAGAACCAGCAAGATCCCGTTGCGGGACCGGGATGGACAAGTCATCGGGGTTCTCGGGACGTGCGAAGATATCACCGAGCAGAAGAGGCTTGAGGACCAGTTGCGTCAGGCCCAAAAGATGGAGGCGGTGGGGCGGCTGGCTGGGGGGGTCGCTCATGACTTCAACAACCTCCTGACGGCCATTTCCGGTTATTCAGAGCTTCTCCTCATGAAGCTGGACAAATCGGATCCGCTGCGAAGAAATGCGGAGGAAATCCGCAAAGCGGGCGAAAGGGCGGCTTCCCTGACGCGCCAGCTGCTCGCCTTCAGCCGCCGACAAGTCGTTCAGCCTGAGGTGTTGGATTTGAACCATGTCATCGCGGATATGGAAAAGATGCTCCACCGCCTCATTGGCGAAGATATCGATTTGGTGTTTGTTGCGGGCAAAGATCTGGAACGAGTCAAGGCGGACCCGGGGCAGATGCATCAGGTGATTATGAATCTCTCGGTGAATTCACGGGACGCCATGCCGCATGGGGGGAAACTCATCCTGGAGACGCACAACGTTGAACTCGATGAGCACTTTGTCCAGAAATATGCGGCTGCCAAACCGGGACCTTATGTCATGCTGGCGGTCACTGATTCCGGATCCGGGATGACGGCAGAGGTCCAATCTCATTTATTCGAACCTTTCTACACCACGAAGGAAGTGGGAAAAGGCACGGGATTGGGGCTCTCCACGGTTTACGGCATCGTCGAACAGAATGAGGGTTTTATCACAGTCTACAGCGAAATGGGCCACGGCACGACCATCAAGGTGTACCTTCCTTGTGCCGCTGAAGAGGTCCAGGATCAGAAGGCGGCTCTTGGGCAGCGGGAGGTGCTTGGGGGATCAGAGACCGTCCTCCTCGTGGAAGATGAGGAAGGGGTTCGGGCGCTGGCGCGCGAGATTCTGACCATGGGGGGCTACAAGGTGCTCGAGGCCGCCGATGGAGAGGCGGCGATTCAGATGTTTGATGCCCGGAAAGACTCCATCGGGCTGGTAATCACCGATCTCGTCATGCCGAAGATGAGTGGTCATGAACTGGCCCAGCACATCTCTTCCCTGCGTCCGGAAGTGAAAATTCTCTTTGTGTCCGGCTATACCCCCGAGGCCATTGCACGCAAAGGAATCCTGGATCCGGAAACGATGTTTCTACAGAAACCCTTTACTCCCAAATCCCTGGCACGCAAGGTACGAGAAGTGCTCGATCGGCAATACGTCTGA
- a CDS encoding DUF4386 domain-containing protein has translation MRSAKSVGRIIGMLLFVQLAGLIVPFVLLHPLTMGSRYFLANAAASSFQIKVAVFLLFANCALTIGMAIVAYPVFRQYSAQMALLLVAVGVIMFSLQAVDNAHVLSILSLSQQYAQAGGPDELFQTLAMVVGSTRRWAHYSELLVIDCWIFVFYSILYRFAPVPRVLAAFGLITVMLHFTGITLPLFLGYRSVTLMGATMALSHIALALWLIVKGFEERLPSRVPS, from the coding sequence ATGAGATCTGCAAAGAGCGTCGGCCGGATTATCGGCATGCTGTTGTTCGTGCAGTTAGCGGGACTCATTGTGCCCTTCGTGTTGTTACATCCTCTGACCATGGGATCTCGGTATTTCCTTGCCAATGCGGCGGCGAGCTCTTTTCAGATCAAGGTGGCTGTGTTTCTCTTGTTCGCAAATTGCGCGCTTACAATCGGCATGGCCATCGTGGCATATCCGGTCTTTCGCCAATATAGCGCTCAAATGGCGCTCTTGCTCGTGGCCGTAGGCGTGATCATGTTTTCGTTGCAAGCGGTCGATAATGCCCACGTGCTGTCCATACTGTCTTTAAGTCAGCAATACGCCCAGGCCGGCGGCCCGGATGAGCTTTTCCAAACGCTGGCGATGGTGGTCGGCTCGACAAGGAGGTGGGCACATTACTCAGAGCTGCTTGTTATCGATTGTTGGATCTTCGTGTTTTACAGCATCCTGTACCGCTTCGCCCCAGTGCCGCGCGTGTTGGCCGCTTTTGGACTGATCACAGTCATGCTTCACTTCACAGGGATCACGTTACCGTTGTTCCTGGGTTATCGGAGCGTGACGCTGATGGGCGCGACCATGGCCCTGAGCCACATAGCTCTAGCGTTGTGGCTGATAGTCAAGGGATTCGAAGAACGCCTTCCAAGTCGGGTGCCGAGCTAA
- a CDS encoding TonB-dependent receptor, giving the protein MILILAFVGIMILTGGHALGQTQKNPPADLTEMSLEDLMKIEVDTVFGASKYQQKVTEAPASVSIVTADEIQKYGYRTLADVLRSVRGFYISYDRNYSYVGVRGFGRPGDYNSRILLLVDGHRLNDAIYDGALIGSEFPIDVDLIERVEIIRGPSSSLYGTSAFFGVVNVITKRGKDLKAPEVSTEVGSYGTYKGRVSYGERFKNGLDMLFSTSYLNSHGPSRLFFKEFDDPSTHNGIAQDVDSDQSKSLFANFSFGDFRLQGVYGTREKGIPTASFATVFNDPRNRSTDAWGYLDLQYEHIFAHQWEVTARLSYDHYSYDGTYIYDSAGTGVPPFVENLDLAHAQWWGFEANVAKTFSEKHRITLGSEIRDNVQQDQNNHDLQPFAQYLDDRRDSSNWAVYVQDEFRIRKDLILNAGLRYDRYSTFGGDLNPRLALIYNPLQKTTVKLLYGRAFRAPNFYELFYQSYPDFKSSPFLKPETISTAELVLEQYLNKSIRFAASGFYSRIGDLINQQTDPADGMIQFRNVDRVNAKGVEFELEGRWTNGLQGRVGYTLQDSVSQQSGETLSNSPKHLSKVNFIVPLARKKLFAGIEGQYTSRRRSVEGTDIGGFFVTNVTLFGQKLAKGLDVSVGVYNLFDKRYADPGAEEHIQQAIEQDGRNLRLKLTYRF; this is encoded by the coding sequence ATGATTCTAATCCTGGCTTTTGTCGGGATCATGATTCTCACGGGCGGTCATGCGCTCGGTCAGACGCAGAAAAATCCGCCGGCCGACCTCACCGAGATGAGCCTTGAAGACTTGATGAAGATTGAAGTGGACACGGTCTTCGGCGCATCGAAATACCAACAGAAGGTGACTGAAGCTCCGGCTTCGGTCAGCATCGTCACTGCCGATGAGATTCAGAAGTATGGCTACCGGACGCTGGCCGATGTACTCAGGAGTGTGCGCGGGTTCTATATCAGCTATGACCGAAACTACAGCTATGTTGGTGTTCGCGGTTTTGGCCGGCCGGGGGATTATAACTCCCGCATCCTTCTCCTGGTGGATGGTCACCGCCTCAACGACGCCATCTACGATGGCGCCCTGATCGGCTCCGAGTTCCCGATTGACGTCGATCTGATCGAGCGGGTGGAGATCATTCGAGGCCCCAGTTCCTCCCTTTACGGTACCTCTGCCTTTTTCGGCGTGGTCAATGTCATTACCAAGCGGGGGAAGGACCTTAAGGCTCCCGAGGTCTCCACGGAGGTGGGAAGTTATGGAACCTACAAGGGCCGGGTGAGCTATGGGGAGCGATTCAAGAACGGCCTGGACATGCTCTTTTCAACCTCCTATCTCAACAGCCACGGGCCATCCCGTCTGTTCTTCAAGGAATTTGACGATCCCTCCACCCACAACGGAATCGCGCAGGATGTCGACAGCGACCAGTCCAAAAGCTTATTTGCCAATTTTTCGTTCGGGGACTTCCGACTGCAAGGCGTTTACGGGACCCGTGAAAAAGGTATTCCGACAGCCTCGTTTGCAACGGTCTTCAATGATCCGCGTAACCGGTCCACCGATGCGTGGGGCTACCTCGACCTCCAATATGAACACATTTTCGCCCACCAATGGGAGGTGACGGCGCGCCTTTCCTACGACCACTACAGCTATGACGGAACCTACATCTATGACAGCGCAGGCACAGGGGTTCCACCCTTCGTGGAAAACCTGGATCTGGCTCACGCCCAGTGGTGGGGATTCGAAGCAAACGTGGCCAAAACATTCTCGGAAAAGCACCGGATCACCCTGGGCTCTGAAATTCGCGACAATGTGCAACAAGATCAAAACAACCACGACCTGCAGCCTTTCGCTCAGTACCTGGATGACCGCCGGGACTCCAGCAACTGGGCGGTTTATGTTCAGGATGAATTCAGGATCCGAAAGGATCTCATCCTCAATGCCGGCCTGCGATACGACCGGTACAGCACCTTTGGGGGTGACCTCAACCCGCGTCTGGCTCTGATCTACAACCCTCTCCAGAAGACCACCGTCAAGTTGCTTTACGGCCGTGCTTTTCGTGCGCCGAATTTTTATGAACTTTTTTATCAATCCTATCCCGATTTCAAATCGAGCCCTTTCCTCAAGCCCGAAACCATCTCGACCGCGGAGTTGGTTTTGGAGCAGTATTTGAATAAGAGCATTCGTTTCGCTGCCTCGGGCTTCTACAGCCGGATCGGGGATCTCATCAACCAGCAGACCGATCCGGCGGATGGCATGATTCAGTTCAGAAATGTCGACCGGGTCAACGCCAAGGGTGTGGAATTCGAGCTGGAAGGTAGGTGGACGAATGGGCTTCAGGGACGAGTGGGTTACACCTTGCAGGACTCGGTGAGCCAGCAGAGCGGGGAAACGCTCTCCAATTCCCCCAAGCACCTCAGTAAAGTAAATTTTATTGTGCCATTGGCCCGCAAGAAACTGTTTGCCGGCATCGAGGGGCAGTACACCAGCCGGAGAAGGAGCGTGGAGGGAACCGACATCGGGGGTTTCTTTGTGACGAATGTAACGCTGTTCGGTCAGAAGCTGGCGAAAGGACTGGACGTTTCCGTGGGAGTGTACAACCTGTTTGACAAGCGCTATGCGGATCCCGGCGCGGAAGAGCACATTCAACAGGCCATTGAACAGGATGGCCGGAACCTTCGGTTGAAGTTGACTTATCGGTTTTGA